DNA from Deltaproteobacteria bacterium:
CCCCGGCCGTTCCGCTCGCTCTCGGGCGGCACCAAGCAGAAGCTCCTGATCGCGCTCGCGCTCGCCGCCGAAGCCGCGCTCCTGATCCTCGACGAGCCGACCGGCAGCCTCGATGCCCGCGCGCGCGAGCGCTGCTTCGAGCTCTTCGACGCGCTGCCGCCCGCGACGACCGTGGTCCTGTGCTCGCACCGCCTCGACGAGATCCGCCCGCTGGTCGGCCAGGTGCTCCAGCTCCACGAGGGCCGCGTCGCCTACGACGGGCCCGCCGACGCCTTCCTCGCGCGCAGCGGGCTCGCGGCGCTCGACCTCTGGGCGGAGGGCGCCGAGGCGGCCGAGTGGCTGGGCCGGCACGGCTTCCGGCGCGGCGCCAGCGGCGCCTGGCATCGGACCGTCGAGAGCGCCGCCAAGCTGCCGCTCCTCGCCGAGGCCACCGCCGTGCTCGGGCCCCGGCTGCGCAACCTGAACGCGCGCGATCTCGAGACGATCGAGCTCGCGGGGCGGGAGCCGCGCGATGCCTGAGCGCGCCGGCGGCATCCAGGCTGGGCGCGCGGCCCTCGCCCTCCTCCTCCTGCTCGCGGCCTGCGGCCCGCCCGAGGGACCGCAGCCGATCGCCTGGGACCGCGAGCCCTGCGCGCACTGCCGGATGCTGATCAGCGAGCCGGGCTTCGCGGCGCAGCTCCAGCTCCGGGATGGGAGCGTCGAGAGCTTCGACGACCCCGGCTGCCTCTTCGCGCGCCTCGACGCCCGCCCCGGGCACGTCCACGCGCTCTGGTTCCACCACCTGCGCGAGGACCGCTGGCTCCCCGGCGACGGCGTCGCCTTCGTGCGCGTGGCGCCGACGCCGATGGACTTCGGCTTCGGCGCGGTCGATCCCGGAACGCCTGGCTCGTTCCCGCTCGAGGCCGTGCGGGCCGAGCTGCGCGCGCGCGCCGCGGATGCGCGATGAGGCTCAGCGAGCTCGCCGCCGTGGCGCGCCTCGACCTCGGCG
Protein-coding regions in this window:
- a CDS encoding ATP-binding cassette domain-containing protein, whose amino-acid sequence is MRIEVRDARKRFGPVEALAGVSFDVEPGRRVALVGPNGSGKSTLNRILMGLVGCTGRVRIDGRSPFAERVAVARRMAYVPQAAPQLGAPVGEVLAAIGRVRALPRERIEASARAFDLDLPALAPRPFRSLSGGTKQKLLIALALAAEAALLILDEPTGSLDARARERCFELFDALPPATTVVLCSHRLDEIRPLVGQVLQLHEGRVAYDGPADAFLARSGLAALDLWAEGAEAAEWLGRHGFRRGASGAWHRTVESAAKLPLLAEATAVLGPRLRNLNARDLETIELAGREPRDA